Proteins encoded by one window of Pseudonocardia alni:
- a CDS encoding ABC transporter substrate-binding protein, whose translation MGLNRRQMLLTTLAAAGGAVLAGCGGGGRSETGTGAATGSAGFPVTIEGKLGAATIPQAPQRVVSVGYTDHDAILALGVAPVAARYWYGDEEVVVQPWAQAAAQAVGAAPAVLNMSSVEPEKIAAQRPDLVIGLYSDLDAQSYPVVSAVAPTVGPPRGFDDYGAPWQEYTRETGRALGKEAEAEKLITDLEARFVAARDADPQWKGRSVVVASRSADKISVFSSQDPRSRFFTQLGFTVPPRIDQLAAGKFYTEFSFEQASELDHDLIVWDQLSFTPGGKATVVGDPLLSRLPAMRDGRTVFLEGATELAFAWQTVLSLPSVLDAVVPQLQRAIPKT comes from the coding sequence ATGGGACTCAACCGACGGCAGATGCTTCTCACGACGCTGGCTGCGGCCGGTGGCGCCGTACTGGCCGGGTGTGGCGGGGGCGGCAGGTCGGAGACCGGCACCGGTGCCGCGACGGGGAGTGCCGGATTCCCGGTGACGATCGAGGGCAAGCTCGGTGCGGCGACGATCCCGCAGGCCCCGCAGCGGGTGGTGTCCGTGGGCTACACCGACCACGACGCGATCCTCGCGCTCGGGGTGGCGCCGGTGGCGGCCCGCTACTGGTACGGCGACGAGGAGGTCGTCGTGCAGCCGTGGGCCCAGGCGGCCGCGCAGGCAGTGGGCGCGGCACCGGCGGTGCTGAACATGTCCTCCGTCGAGCCGGAGAAGATCGCAGCACAGCGCCCCGACCTGGTGATCGGCCTCTACTCCGACCTCGACGCCCAGAGCTATCCGGTGGTGAGTGCCGTCGCGCCGACCGTCGGACCGCCCCGGGGGTTCGACGACTACGGCGCACCGTGGCAGGAGTACACCCGCGAGACCGGACGGGCGCTGGGCAAGGAGGCCGAGGCCGAGAAGCTGATCACCGATCTGGAGGCCAGGTTCGTCGCCGCCCGCGACGCCGACCCGCAGTGGAAGGGGCGCTCGGTCGTCGTCGCGAGCCGCAGCGCGGACAAGATCAGCGTGTTCTCCTCGCAGGACCCCCGCTCACGGTTCTTCACCCAGCTGGGGTTCACGGTGCCGCCCCGGATCGACCAGCTGGCCGCAGGCAAGTTCTACACCGAGTTCAGCTTCGAGCAGGCGAGCGAGCTCGACCACGACCTCATCGTCTGGGATCAGCTGTCGTTCACCCCCGGCGGGAAGGCGACGGTCGTCGGGGACCCGCTGCTGTCGCGGTTGCCCGCGATGCGCGACGGGCGCACCGTGTTCCTGGAGGGGGCCACCGAGCTGGCCTTCGCCTGGCAGACCGTGCTCAGCCTCCCGTCCGTGCTCGACGCGGTCGTCCCCCAGCTGCAGCGGGCGATTCCGAAGACCTGA